The Deinococcus misasensis DSM 22328 genome contains a region encoding:
- a CDS encoding serine/threonine-protein kinase, with translation MRDYTVKRILAKTSMALVRLAEDPKGQPVALKTPLQSTLDDPEQLKRFANEIGTHMQLNHSNIARVVEGSALIDNPFIVLHYYPDGSLDLYLQANGKPDLLRGLKFIRDVGLGLNYLHSLGFVHQDIKSSNIFLQGDKAVLGDFGVTVSIQNPKYSAGSPFYMAPEIYRGEPGSIPSDVYSLGILAYEILTGQRPYNGKTYDELMFAHLNQYPKSLLQNNPGLTRRAALAIEKALAKNAKDRIDLNGFIAAMDENIKKLETPNMVPEEQAAISKERFSGSLRNTPASGGSEPEEDKKGFFQRLFGKKRS, from the coding sequence ATGCGGGATTACACTGTCAAACGCATACTTGCAAAAACCAGCATGGCTCTGGTTCGTTTGGCTGAAGATCCAAAAGGGCAGCCTGTGGCGTTGAAAACCCCGCTCCAGAGCACCCTGGACGATCCAGAACAATTGAAACGTTTTGCAAATGAAATTGGAACCCACATGCAGCTCAACCACAGCAACATTGCACGGGTGGTGGAGGGCTCGGCGCTCATCGACAACCCCTTCATTGTGCTGCATTACTATCCAGACGGCAGTCTGGACCTGTACCTGCAAGCCAACGGCAAACCCGACCTGCTCAGGGGCCTCAAGTTCATCCGGGATGTTGGACTGGGTCTGAATTACCTGCACAGTCTGGGTTTTGTCCATCAGGACATCAAAAGCAGCAACATCTTCTTGCAAGGAGACAAAGCGGTGCTCGGGGATTTCGGTGTGACGGTGAGCATCCAGAACCCCAAATACTCGGCAGGAAGCCCTTTCTACATGGCCCCCGAGATTTACCGGGGTGAACCGGGCAGCATCCCCAGCGACGTGTACAGCCTCGGGATTCTGGCCTACGAAATCCTGACCGGTCAACGCCCCTACAACGGCAAAACCTACGATGAACTGATGTTCGCCCACCTGAACCAGTACCCCAAATCCTTGCTGCAAAACAACCCCGGTCTGACCCGCCGGGCTGCTCTGGCCATCGAAAAGGCACTGGCCAAAAACGCCAAGGACCGCATCGATCTGAACGGGTTCATTGCCGCCATGGACGAGAACATCAAAAAACTGGAGACCCCCAACATGGTGCCAGAAGAACAGGCGGCCATCAGCAAAGAACGCTTCAGTGGCAGCCTGCGCAACACCCCTGCATCAGGGGGATCTGAACCCGAGGAAGACAAAAAAGGCTTCTTCCAGCGTTTATTTGGCAAAAAGCGCTCTTAA
- a CDS encoding metal-dependent hydrolase, producing MRIEFLGHSCLYIETGSHRLLIDPFIQGNPACPVTLEELKSRNITHVLVTHAHGDHWGNTLDFAREGAQVIGIVEVTGYAARHGASSIHGMNIGGSFAFDWGSVVLTPAWHSSSFPDGTYGGFPTGMVLTIEGKKIYHAGDTTRFREMEWIGDLGLDLAFLPIGDNFTMDLHEAARCLPLLRPKLTVPIHYNTFPVVHADPTLFSAEAEKLGYKVQIMSSGATLEL from the coding sequence ATGCGCATTGAATTTCTGGGTCACTCATGCCTCTACATCGAAACCGGTTCCCACCGCCTTTTGATTGATCCCTTCATTCAGGGCAACCCTGCCTGTCCGGTCACTCTGGAAGAACTGAAATCCAGAAACATCACCCATGTGCTGGTCACCCACGCCCACGGAGACCACTGGGGCAACACCCTTGACTTTGCCAGAGAAGGTGCACAGGTGATTGGCATTGTGGAGGTCACCGGATACGCTGCCCGGCATGGGGCCTCCAGCATCCATGGCATGAACATTGGGGGCAGCTTTGCTTTCGATTGGGGCTCGGTGGTGCTCACCCCTGCATGGCACTCTTCAAGCTTTCCAGACGGCACCTATGGTGGATTCCCCACCGGAATGGTGCTCACCATTGAAGGCAAAAAGATTTACCACGCCGGAGACACCACCCGTTTCCGGGAAATGGAATGGATTGGAGACCTCGGGCTGGACCTGGCTTTCTTGCCGATCGGAGACAACTTCACCATGGACCTGCATGAAGCCGCCAGATGTCTTCCCCTCTTGAGGCCCAAACTGACCGTTCCCATCCACTACAACACTTTTCCGGTGGTCCATGCCGATCCCACCCTGTTTTCTGCAGAGGCCGAAAAGTTGGGTTACAAAGTGCAAATCATGAGCAGTGGAGCGACTTTGGAACTGTAA
- a CDS encoding DUF3248 domain-containing protein, with protein MGHEEITPELHQSLDQLAGQLVWKIGRDEETDEMIVRVGFASSAPRFARKSKLRAATDSDVALALKTGEYRVEWIE; from the coding sequence ATGGGGCACGAAGAAATCACGCCTGAATTGCATCAATCTCTGGACCAGTTGGCCGGTCAACTGGTGTGGAAGATTGGTCGGGATGAAGAAACCGATGAGATGATTGTGCGGGTGGGCTTTGCCTCTTCAGCACCCCGCTTTGCCCGCAAAAGCAAACTGAGGGCTGCCACCGACTCCGATGTGGCTCTGGCCCTGAAGACGGGCGAGTACCGGGTGGAGTGGATCGAGTAA
- a CDS encoding DUF3809 domain-containing protein: protein MQVQTSLTCSISHPGTPADALNFIQDPHQSLAKVKFIRDLHIVDGKVRAKFAVNVPMLGEQLIPFQSIIHPTEKGATLEATPLDKAAWAEVSGTAHLEGQDMTYELHVTVHFEIPEAQKWGGNAFLKMVEATAKQTLDKVSKEFPKALKDAASA, encoded by the coding sequence ATGCAAGTACAGACTTCACTCACCTGCAGCATTTCCCATCCCGGCACCCCCGCAGATGCCCTGAACTTCATTCAGGATCCCCACCAGAGCCTCGCCAAAGTCAAGTTCATCCGTGACCTGCACATCGTGGATGGCAAAGTCCGGGCCAAATTTGCCGTGAACGTCCCCATGTTGGGAGAGCAACTGATCCCCTTCCAGAGCATCATCCACCCCACCGAAAAAGGGGCCACTCTGGAGGCCACCCCACTGGACAAAGCCGCATGGGCAGAAGTCAGTGGAACGGCCCATCTGGAAGGTCAGGACATGACTTACGAACTGCATGTCACGGTGCATTTCGAAATTCCTGAAGCCCAGAAGTGGGGTGGAAACGCTTTCCTGAAAATGGTGGAAGCCACCGCCAAACAAACGCTGGACAAAGTCTCCAAAGAGTTTCCCAAAGCCCTCAAAGACGCTGCGAGCGCCTGA
- a CDS encoding class I SAM-dependent rRNA methyltransferase — translation MSSAVLSKRGLERFKTRHPWIYKSDTLSLPREVGIFPVEDDKGRVLGYALVNARSEISVRVLTYWKEANADTLLNRVHAALDHRESLNIDADSYRLIHAEADELPALVVDKYQDYLVVQNGSAALEVYLDEILEVLIERLQPRGILGRFENKNRELEGLSTENVVLYGEVPETIECRESDIRYLVNPYTGQKTGAFLDQRENRTLLGTYARGNGLDVFSYHGSFALHLAGKCEALECIDVSEEALQRAEENMHLNGFQNVTFTVANAFDRLRELERSGVKFDTISLDPPAFAKRRKDLEAAYGAYKELNLRCMKLLAPGGVLASSSCSFHVSDSDFYEMLGDAARDAGRRFRILDRKTQASDHPEMLGVPETRYLKFALLQAMD, via the coding sequence ATGTCGAGTGCTGTGTTGAGCAAAAGAGGGTTGGAGCGGTTCAAAACCCGCCACCCATGGATTTACAAATCGGACACTTTAAGCCTGCCCAGAGAAGTCGGAATTTTTCCCGTGGAAGACGACAAGGGTCGCGTTCTGGGTTATGCGCTGGTGAATGCCAGAAGCGAAATCAGTGTGCGGGTGCTGACCTACTGGAAGGAAGCCAATGCAGACACCCTGCTGAACCGGGTGCATGCTGCGCTGGATCACCGCGAAAGCCTGAACATCGATGCAGACAGTTACCGCCTGATCCACGCCGAGGCCGACGAACTGCCTGCCCTGGTCGTGGACAAATACCAGGATTATTTGGTGGTCCAAAACGGATCTGCGGCTCTGGAAGTGTATCTGGATGAGATTCTGGAGGTGCTGATCGAGCGCCTGCAACCCAGAGGCATCCTCGGGCGTTTTGAGAACAAGAACCGGGAACTCGAAGGCCTGAGCACCGAAAATGTGGTGCTGTATGGCGAGGTCCCTGAAACCATCGAGTGCCGTGAATCCGACATCCGTTATCTGGTGAACCCTTACACCGGCCAGAAAACCGGGGCCTTTCTGGACCAGAGGGAAAACCGCACCTTGCTGGGCACGTACGCCAGAGGAAACGGGCTGGACGTGTTCAGTTACCACGGTTCCTTTGCACTGCATCTGGCCGGAAAATGTGAGGCTCTGGAGTGCATTGATGTCTCTGAGGAAGCCCTCCAGCGTGCTGAGGAGAACATGCACTTGAACGGTTTCCAGAACGTGACTTTCACGGTGGCGAATGCCTTTGACCGCCTGCGTGAACTGGAGCGCTCTGGGGTGAAATTCGACACCATCAGTCTGGACCCTCCGGCCTTTGCCAAACGCCGCAAGGATCTGGAAGCCGCATATGGGGCGTACAAGGAACTCAATTTGCGCTGCATGAAACTGCTGGCTCCGGGGGGGGTGCTGGCCAGTTCCAGTTGCTCTTTCCACGTTTCGGACAGCGACTTTTACGAGATGCTGGGAGACGCTGCCAGAGATGCAGGTCGCCGTTTCCGCATTCTGGACCGCAAAACGCAGGCTTCAGACCACCCCGAGATGCTGGGCGTTCCAGAGACCCGGTACCTGAAGTTTGCTTTGCTACAAGCCATGGATTGA